ATTGGCGGATTTATTGCAGAGTACGGTATACGTGTGCCGCTTTTCGTTGCAGCAGCAATTGCTTTTATAGCATGTGTCATTTCGATCTTTATTTTAAAAGAGCCGTTAACGAAAGAAGAGCTTGCAGAGATTTCTTCTAATACGAAAGAATCAAGCTTTATTGGTGATTTAAAGAAATCATTACATCCAATGTATGCAATCGCATTTATTATCGTATTTGTACTTGCATTCGGCTTATCAGCGTATGAAACTGTGTTTAGTCTGTTTTCTGATCATAAGTTTGGGTTCACACCGAAAGATATTGCGGCAATTATTACAATTAGTTCAATCTTTGGGGTAGTTGTGCAAGTATTTATGTTTGGCAAATTGGTCGATATGTTCGGTGAAAAAGTGTTAATTCAAATCTGTTTAATTGTAGGTGCAGTATTAGCATTCGTTTCTACTGTAGTGTTTAATTATTGGATTGTACTTCTCGTTACGTGCTTTATTTTCCTTGCATTTGATTTACTTCGTCCAGCTTTAACGACGTTTTTATCGAAAGCTGCTGGAAAAGAGCAAGGATTCGTTGCTGGTATGAACTCGACTTATACGAGTTTAGGAAATATAGCAGGACCAGCGATGGGCGGAATACTATTTGATATGAATATTCATTATCCATATGCATTTTCAGGAGTTGTCTTAATAGTTGGTCTCGCTATTACATTTATGTGGAGAGAGAAACAGCTAGCTGAGAGTTTTGCGAAGTAATAAAACCCCTTACAACGGTAAGGGGTTTTTGTTTTATAAACTTAATCCAAACCGTTTTAATTCAATAAATATCCCCTCTAATTGCTTTCCTTTATCCGTTAATGTGTACTCTACACGAGGCGGAACTTCTGGATATACTTTTCTCGTTATAATGCCTTGAGACTCTAATTCTTTTAGTCGAAGCGATAATGTTTTCGGGCTAATCCCGTCCATTGATTTTTGTAAATCACTAAAGCGTAATGTTCCTTCGATAAGAAGGTCGCGAATGATTAAAAACGTCCATTTTGTACGAATTACATCAAGCGTTTTAGCGATGGGACAAGGTATGCCAGGTAAACCTTTCGTTAATTCAACTGGATCTATATTGTTCATGGAACTAGCCTCCATAAAATTTTTTGAATGAATTTGCTTTATAGTATCACAAAACTATACTTTTGGTAACTATATGAAAAAAATATCACTACTTCCATAAAGGAAGTTAGTGCATATACAATAGCAATATGAAATACAAAGGGTTTAGATGAGGGGGAGGTGATTTTCATGGGGGTAAAAAAGTTGTTTGGATTTCTTAGTTTGTTTGTTATTTGTATTGTGCTTGTAGCATGTGGCGTGGAGGAAAAAACTGAAGTCCAGTTATTAAAAGAAATGCCAAAGGCAAAAACAATGACAATCGATCCTTCACTAAGTAAAATGGAAGCGACCGAAATGGTTCATGCAGCGCAGCGTTTTTATGCATTTTGGGATACAGGTAAAGAGGAGCTTCTTTCGCAGACTGTTACGAAAGATTTTTTTGATAATACGTTGCCAAAAGGGCGATCACAAGGCATTGAAGGGTTAAAGTTTGCAGCGCAAAATTTTCGTAAAGTTGTGCCTGATATACATTGCAAGATTGAAGACTTATTGGTTGTTGGTGATAAAGTAACAGCTCGTCTTTCTTTTTCAGGAACGCATAACGGTAAGAAAATTAATTTTTTTGCAATTGACATTTTACATGTGAAAGACGGAAAGATTACGGAAGACTGGCATTTAGAAGATAATCTTACGTTGAAACAGCAACTTGGGTTAATAAACGAGGAATAGAGTAGGGGAGAGAAAAACGATGAAAAATATATTTATTATAAATGGACATGAAAAATACGGTACAAAGGAAGGACGATTAAATAAAACGTTAGTAGATCATATGGTGACGGTATTAAGCGAGAACCATCAAGTGAAAACAACAACGATTCAAGATGGATACAATATAAAAGAAGAACAAGATAAATTTTTATGGGCTGATGTTGTGATTTATCAAACACCTATTTATTGGTTTAGTGTTCCAGGATTATTTAAAACGTATATGGATGAAGTGTATGAATACGGTTTGTTCTTTAAAGGTGCAGATGAATATGGAACAGGTGGTTTATTAACAGAGAAAGAGTATATGTTCTCTACAACTTGGAATGCACCTGAAAATTCATTTGGAGATAAGACGAAGTTCTTTGAAGGGGAAAGTCTAGAATCAACGCTTAGTCATTTACACCGCGTGCAGAAGTTTCTTGGGATGAGTCCGTTAAAGAGTTTTGCTTGTTATGATGTGGTGAAGAATCCGGATATTGAGCAATATTTATTGAACTTGAAAGATCACTTAGATGAAGTAATTAAATAATAGTTTATATTTGTATGTGAAGAAGGTACTACTAAGGATGTAGTACCTTCTCCTTTTATAATGAATCGCATTTTAAGACATGGATGGCTGTATCCATAACTTCGCAAAATTTGCCCAACCGAATGAATCAATTGTTACGTTTTTCAAAGAAGAAGGGTATGTCTTTCTTTTTAAAACGTGATAGTTAAATAAAATGATGTGTTCTGCTTGTAAAAATTCTTCGATCTCATACATGAGCTCATAGCGTTTCTCTTTATTTTCTTCTAATAAAAATGTATCTAACAAACAGTTAATTTGTTTTTCATAGTGCTGGTCCATGAACCGGTTTACGAAGCAACTTTTATTTTTAAATACATTTAAGAATGCAAGTTCGTGATTGGAAGCAAACACTTCTCCCATGAAAATAATATCGGCATGTTGATCGATAGAACGGTTCATATAATCTGAAACGAGAAATGGGTGAAGCTCTACTTGTATACCTAGACCGTCACATCGTTCTTTTAGGAAATATGCATCATTTGCACTATCTTTAAATGCGAAGAAGTAAATATGTATCGCCTCTCCATTATAAGTGCTCTTTTTTAAATACTTTTTCGCTTTTTCTAAAGAGTAAGACCTTTTAAAAGCTTGGCGGCTTCTTTCAGGGAAAAAGCTTGATGCAGCAATTGTTCGTCTTCCTTCTATGCTACGAAGTATCGTTTCAACGTCATATAGTTCTCTCCAAGCTTTTCGAAAGTACATGTCGTGATGAGGACCAGGTTTTGTAAAGTTGAAGCCAGCATAAATA
This genomic window from Bacillus anthracis str. Vollum contains:
- a CDS encoding MFS transporter, which produces MKKPIKEQKMVLVILLSNIFIAFLGIGLIIPVMPSFMNDMHLTGKTMGYLVAVFAMAQLIASPITGRWVDLYGRKKMIIIGLFIFGVSELLFGLGTDVWMLYVARVLGGISAAFIMPGVTAYVADITSIQERPKAMGYLSAAISTGFIIGPGIGGFIAEYGIRVPLFVAAAIAFIACVISIFILKEPLTKEELAEISSNTKESSFIGDLKKSLHPMYAIAFIIVFVLAFGLSAYETVFSLFSDHKFGFTPKDIAAIITISSIFGVVVQVFMFGKLVDMFGEKVLIQICLIVGAVLAFVSTVVFNYWIVLLVTCFIFLAFDLLRPALTTFLSKAAGKEQGFVAGMNSTYTSLGNIAGPAMGGILFDMNIHYPYAFSGVVLIVGLAITFMWREKQLAESFAK
- a CDS encoding NAD(P)H-dependent oxidoreductase; translated protein: MKNIFIINGHEKYGTKEGRLNKTLVDHMVTVLSENHQVKTTTIQDGYNIKEEQDKFLWADVVIYQTPIYWFSVPGLFKTYMDEVYEYGLFFKGADEYGTGGLLTEKEYMFSTTWNAPENSFGDKTKFFEGESLESTLSHLHRVQKFLGMSPLKSFACYDVVKNPDIEQYLLNLKDHLDEVIK
- a CDS encoding ester cyclase, giving the protein MGVKKLFGFLSLFVICIVLVACGVEEKTEVQLLKEMPKAKTMTIDPSLSKMEATEMVHAAQRFYAFWDTGKEELLSQTVTKDFFDNTLPKGRSQGIEGLKFAAQNFRKVVPDIHCKIEDLLVVGDKVTARLSFSGTHNGKKINFFAIDILHVKDGKITEDWHLEDNLTLKQQLGLINEE
- a CDS encoding winged helix-turn-helix transcriptional regulator; its protein translation is MNNIDPVELTKGLPGIPCPIAKTLDVIRTKWTFLIIRDLLIEGTLRFSDLQKSMDGISPKTLSLRLKELESQGIITRKVYPEVPPRVEYTLTDKGKQLEGIFIELKRFGLSL